The Planctomycetia bacterium sequence GACCCCGAACAGCCCGTCGCCGAACAAATCGCCGAATGCCTGGAAGACGTCGTTTACGTCGCGGAACTGTTGCCCGCCGCCGCCCACGCCGGCATGGCCAAAACGATCGTACCGTGCGCGCTTCTCGGCGTCGCCCAGCACTTCGAACGCCTCGGCCCCTTCCTTGAAGCGCGCCACCGCCTCCTCATCGCCCGGGTTCTTGTCCGGGTGATACTTGATGGCGAGCTTGCGATAGGCGTCCTTCACGTCCTTCTCGGACGCGTCCTTCGCAACCCCGAGAACTTCGTAGTAGTCGCGCTTTCCTTGCATCGTTGGCATGGCTGGCAAATTCGGAACTCGGAAGTAGGAAAACGGAACGTAGGCGAAATCAGATCCGAGTTCCGACTTCTGCGTTCCGAGTTCTCATAAAAAAGGGCCACTCCGGG is a genomic window containing:
- a CDS encoding DnaJ domain-containing protein, which codes for MKDAYRKLAIKYHPDKNPGDEEAVARFKEGAEAFEVLGDAEKRARYDRFGHAGVGGGGQQFRDVNDVFQAFGDLFGDGLFGVLFGVADEGADGESQRAPTCAATRS